One segment of Bacteroidales bacterium DNA contains the following:
- a CDS encoding efflux RND transporter periplasmic adaptor subunit yields MKFIALIFRGTVICCLFGVILLHPACRKEAVKTAPLTKVQAVNVIQTTVPIKSEFVGQTYGYKDIPIRARVDGFLTGLHFQEGTFVRQGQLLYTIDPEPFKALEAEAMSGVAEANTMLAKAESDLNRIRPLAEINAVSQSDLDAAVAQYGAAKASLDAAEANLRYARINLGYTNIFSPITGVIGKTEAKTGEYVGRPPNPVVLNTVSIIDTILVQFSITESDYLLLARKTTQKKEPDTVTTGPRTVPVPEQDRIRLILSDGSVFPFSGRFDFVNRQVDPTTGTLLIQVSFPNTDNLLRPGQFARVQIVVEMVEDGLVIPQRSVRELQGLYQVFVVNDTNAIEVRPVKLAAKVGSMFLLYSGLSPKDRIVFEGLNLVRPGQKVDPQMVEVPAELKNF; encoded by the coding sequence ATGAAATTTATTGCACTCATTTTCAGGGGCACGGTCATTTGTTGCCTCTTCGGTGTCATTCTGCTCCATCCGGCCTGCAGGAAGGAAGCGGTTAAAACGGCACCTCTGACGAAGGTTCAGGCAGTCAACGTCATTCAGACGACCGTTCCGATAAAAAGTGAATTTGTGGGGCAAACCTATGGGTATAAGGATATTCCGATCCGGGCAAGGGTGGATGGATTTCTGACAGGGCTTCATTTCCAGGAAGGAACGTTTGTCAGGCAGGGTCAGTTGCTGTACACCATTGATCCGGAACCTTTCAAGGCGTTGGAAGCGGAGGCCATGAGCGGTGTGGCCGAGGCCAATACCATGCTGGCCAAGGCTGAGAGCGACCTGAACAGGATCAGGCCCCTGGCGGAGATCAATGCCGTCAGCCAGAGCGACCTGGATGCTGCCGTGGCGCAGTACGGTGCTGCCAAAGCTTCTCTGGATGCCGCGGAGGCCAACCTGAGGTATGCCCGGATCAACCTGGGCTATACCAATATCTTTTCTCCCATCACAGGAGTCATTGGCAAGACCGAAGCAAAAACAGGTGAATATGTGGGCCGTCCTCCGAACCCCGTGGTGCTCAATACGGTATCCATCATTGACACGATCCTGGTCCAGTTTTCCATTACCGAATCTGATTACCTTCTGCTTGCCCGGAAAACCACTCAGAAGAAAGAACCGGACACGGTCACAACAGGTCCAAGGACGGTTCCTGTACCCGAACAGGACAGGATCCGACTGATCCTGTCCGACGGATCTGTTTTCCCTTTTTCCGGCAGGTTTGATTTTGTGAACAGGCAGGTGGATCCAACCACAGGAACACTGCTTATCCAGGTTTCGTTTCCCAATACTGACAACTTACTGCGCCCCGGTCAGTTTGCACGGGTGCAGATCGTGGTGGAGATGGTCGAAGACGGATTGGTGATCCCCCAGCGGAGCGTCAGGGAACTGCAGGGGCTTTATCAGGTCTTTGTCGTGAACGATACCAATGCGATTGAAGTGCGTCCTGTAAAACTGGCCGCAAAGGTCGGAAGCATGTTCCTTTTGTACTCAGGACTGTCGCCGAAGGACCGGATCGTGTTCGAGGGATTGAACCTGGTCCGTCCGGGGCAGAAGGTCGATCCTCAAATGGTGGAGGTACCCGCTGAATTGAAGAACTTCTAA
- a CDS encoding OmpA family protein codes for MKNLFMLLFACSFWVCSFTLHAQGTGDWDNPYSVLKNQPEADLVIRVGDIDNLGFGWPEDFNPFTGKNTDAHDYPWEAESDDPPGTDRIFVVSGYSLATSTGADGYTTSTSRPDNEPQPVTLEYSLSGVEMQSAMIRLFVDDFQSPSFATVYQVTINGQRIPYLENMINALDQTGPIGKMITAQLLPEDLDLVKTGRMVIQIDDPATGAGDGFAIDFVQLLINPKKMAFTQTIQGKVVDAVTKEGIGSALVSATNIVETLTDKTGDFLLTGIPAGLAILTASKTGYASKTVPYDMYDDEHIDDPSIIIPIQKLDESIAKMGEEIDKKGLLVLYGIHFEVDKATLTPESIQVLEQLETVIRERPGLNLEIAGHTDSDGTDEYNLQLSRERAQAVVSWLSENGITNKLTARGYGESSPVASNTTAEGKAANRRVEIKVIGKTN; via the coding sequence ATGAAAAATCTCTTTATGTTACTTTTTGCATGCAGTTTCTGGGTATGCAGCTTCACCTTGCATGCGCAGGGTACGGGTGACTGGGACAATCCCTATTCCGTTTTGAAAAATCAGCCCGAAGCCGACCTGGTCATCAGGGTTGGTGACATTGACAACCTTGGATTTGGCTGGCCCGAGGATTTCAATCCGTTCACAGGTAAGAATACCGATGCACATGATTATCCCTGGGAAGCCGAATCGGATGATCCCCCGGGTACTGACAGAATCTTTGTCGTATCGGGTTATTCGCTCGCAACATCCACAGGGGCCGATGGCTATACGACTTCCACCAGCCGTCCTGACAATGAGCCTCAACCGGTCACGCTGGAGTATTCCCTGTCCGGAGTCGAAATGCAATCGGCGATGATCCGCTTGTTCGTGGATGATTTCCAGTCCCCTTCCTTTGCAACCGTTTACCAGGTCACCATCAATGGCCAGCGTATTCCCTATCTTGAAAACATGATCAATGCACTTGACCAGACCGGTCCCATCGGAAAAATGATCACCGCGCAACTCCTTCCTGAAGATCTGGACCTGGTGAAAACAGGACGGATGGTGATCCAAATCGATGATCCCGCCACAGGGGCAGGTGACGGATTTGCCATTGATTTTGTTCAATTGCTGATCAATCCGAAAAAGATGGCTTTCACGCAGACGATACAGGGGAAAGTGGTAGATGCGGTCACAAAAGAAGGGATCGGCAGTGCGCTGGTATCGGCCACGAACATTGTCGAAACCCTGACAGACAAGACAGGGGACTTTTTACTGACCGGCATTCCTGCAGGGCTGGCCATCCTGACCGCCTCAAAAACAGGTTATGCCAGCAAAACGGTGCCTTATGACATGTATGATGACGAACATATAGACGATCCATCGATCATTATCCCAATTCAAAAACTGGATGAATCCATTGCCAAAATGGGAGAGGAAATCGATAAAAAAGGTCTGCTGGTCCTGTATGGAATTCATTTCGAGGTTGATAAGGCCACGCTTACTCCCGAATCCATCCAGGTGCTGGAACAGCTCGAAACGGTGATCCGTGAAAGACCTGGCCTGAACCTTGAGATTGCCGGTCACACCGATTCAGATGGTACGGATGAGTACAACCTGCAGCTCTCCCGCGAAAGGGCCCAGGCGGTGGTGAGCTGGCTGAGCGAAAATGGAATTACCAACAAACTGACAGCCCGGGGATATGGTGAAAGCTCACCCGTTGCCAGCAATACGACTGCAGAGGGAAAAGCAGCCAACCGCAGGGTGGAGATCAAGGTAATCGGGAAAACGAATTAA
- a CDS encoding acyl--CoA ligase family protein, with amino-acid sequence MEESKSGPVWRTELSPLDFLHRSAFIFPEKIAIVHGDRTYTYRQFEERVHRLASALQKSGLVKDDKVAFLCPNTPAMLEAHYGAPLAGGVLVTINTRLNKEEIRYILEHSDSRFLFVDSEFHSLVSDLDLSDLTIVRVDDSGLEEDPYEQFLAGGSPEPLKNSVEHEDQPISINYTSGTTGKPKGVIFSHRSTYLNALGEVIETGLTLDTVYLWTLPLFHCNGWCFSWAVTAVGGTHVCLRKTDPGLIWALIQKEGVTHFNGAPTLHTMLVNHPGACRIDHPVTVTVAGAPPSPTLLEKLRSLNLRPIHVYGLTETYGPYTICEWHREWDEVSLEEQARLRARQGQAYLTADLVRVVDSYMKDVPRDGKTIGEVVMRGNNVMQGYYKQPEATAEVFRGGWFHSGDLAVWHPDGYIELRDRLKDIIISGGENISTIEVEQTVVRHPAVLECAVVAIPDEKWGERPKAFVTLKKGAYASEEEILVFCKEHMAHYKCPAAIEICDLPKTATGKIQKYILREKEWAMLGKRIN; translated from the coding sequence ATGGAAGAGAGCAAATCAGGGCCGGTTTGGCGGACAGAGCTCAGTCCGCTGGATTTCCTTCACCGGAGTGCGTTTATTTTCCCTGAAAAAATCGCCATTGTTCATGGTGACCGAACGTACACCTATCGTCAGTTTGAAGAGCGTGTGCATCGCCTGGCCAGTGCATTGCAGAAGTCGGGCCTGGTGAAGGATGACAAAGTCGCATTTCTTTGTCCCAATACGCCTGCGATGCTGGAGGCGCATTACGGTGCACCCCTGGCAGGGGGTGTTTTGGTGACGATCAATACACGGCTGAATAAAGAGGAGATCCGATACATCCTGGAGCATTCGGACAGTCGTTTTTTATTCGTGGATTCCGAGTTCCATAGCCTGGTATCCGACCTGGACCTGTCGGATTTGACCATTGTCCGGGTGGACGACAGCGGCCTGGAGGAAGATCCCTATGAACAATTTCTGGCCGGCGGATCGCCCGAACCGCTGAAAAATTCCGTTGAGCACGAAGATCAGCCGATTTCCATCAATTACACATCAGGGACGACCGGTAAACCCAAAGGTGTGATCTTTTCCCACCGGAGTACGTATCTGAATGCCTTAGGGGAGGTGATCGAAACAGGTTTGACTCTCGATACGGTCTATTTATGGACACTTCCGCTGTTCCACTGCAACGGCTGGTGCTTTTCCTGGGCCGTGACAGCTGTTGGAGGTACGCACGTATGCCTGCGCAAGACCGATCCCGGACTGATCTGGGCGTTAATCCAAAAAGAAGGAGTGACCCATTTCAACGGTGCCCCTACCTTACATACCATGCTGGTGAATCATCCCGGTGCCTGTCGCATTGATCATCCTGTTACGGTCACCGTAGCAGGTGCTCCTCCTTCCCCGACCCTGCTGGAAAAACTCCGGTCGCTGAATTTAAGGCCCATTCACGTTTACGGGCTGACCGAAACGTATGGGCCCTACACGATCTGTGAATGGCACCGGGAATGGGATGAAGTATCCCTGGAAGAACAGGCCCGGTTGCGGGCACGGCAGGGTCAGGCCTACCTGACGGCCGACCTTGTCAGGGTAGTGGACTCCTATATGAAGGATGTGCCGCGTGACGGCAAAACCATTGGGGAAGTCGTGATGCGGGGAAACAATGTAATGCAGGGGTATTACAAGCAGCCGGAAGCCACCGCGGAGGTCTTTCGCGGAGGCTGGTTTCATTCAGGCGACCTGGCTGTGTGGCATCCCGATGGATACATCGAACTCCGCGACAGACTGAAAGATATCATTATTTCGGGTGGGGAGAACATATCCACCATTGAAGTGGAACAAACGGTGGTCCGCCATCCAGCGGTACTGGAATGCGCCGTGGTTGCCATCCCGGATGAAAAATGGGGCGAACGGCCCAAAGCATTTGTCACCCTCAAAAAAGGGGCATACGCTTCAGAGGAAGAGATCCTTGTTTTCTGCAAGGAACATATGGCGCATTATAAATGTCCCGCTGCCATCGAAATTTGTGACCTGCCCAAGACCGCCACAGGGAAGATACAGAAGTATATTCTGCGGGAGAAGGAATGGGCAATGTTGGGAAAACGAATTAATTAA
- a CDS encoding RNA-binding protein, with protein sequence MNIYIANIPFKAKDNDLRELFEQYGEVTSAKIIMDKVTQRSRGFGFVEMSDDTEAHEAIESLNGYDFMGKTLVVNEARPRTENPNGGNRGGGGFNRRPNRSYE encoded by the coding sequence ATGAACATTTACATTGCAAACATCCCATTCAAGGCCAAGGATAATGACCTTCGGGAGTTATTCGAACAGTATGGCGAAGTCACATCCGCCAAGATCATTATGGACAAAGTGACCCAGAGAAGCAGAGGCTTCGGGTTCGTAGAGATGAGTGACGATACAGAGGCCCACGAAGCCATTGAATCACTCAACGGCTATGATTTCATGGGCAAAACACTGGTCGTTAACGAGGCGAGACCCCGTACCGAGAACCCTAACGGTGGCAACCGTGGTGGTGGCGGTTTTAACAGAAGACCAAACAGGAGTTATGAGTAG
- the metG gene encoding methionine--tRNA ligase, whose protein sequence is MSSTDRWYKRTTVTSALPYANGPLHIGHLAGVYIPADIYVRYLRSKGEEVLFIGGSDEHGVPITIKARQEGVTPQQIVDRYHKIIKDSFEEFGISFDIYSRTSNPIHHETAAAIFRTLYEKGEFVEKTSLQYFDEDNQVFLADRYITGTCPRCDFPNAYGDQCESCGTSLSPDDLIQPRSAISGKPPVKKETKHWYLPLDKYEAWLKRWILEEHKDDWKPNVYGQCKSWLDHGLQPRAVTRDLDWGVDVPLPETEGKVLYVWFDAPIGYISATREWAQQHNADWEIWWKAMDTRLIHFIGKDNIVFHCIIFPSMLHHEGTFIIPDNVPAFEFMNLEGDKISTSRNWAVWLHEYLKEFPGKQDVLRYALTTNAPETKDNDFTWKDFQARNNSELLAIFGNFINRTLVLTDKFFGNRVPEAGEMSVVDQRVAAEVSKFPERIGRFLENFRFRDSLSELMNLARLGNKYLTDSEPWKLIKTDEARVGTILNVSLQLCANLTVLCEPFLPFTAVRIRQMMNLPAMRWNDAGRMDILKPGHQLNRSFYLFEKIEDNVVEAQVKKLQETKVSNEAKKPDAKPQKPQITYDDFAKIDIRLGTILEAKKVPQADKLLELRIDTGIDQRTVVAGIATHFSPEAIIGKQVCFLVNLEPRKLRGLTSEGMILMAEGPDGKLAFLIPSPSLPDGSDIK, encoded by the coding sequence ATGAGCTCAACGGATCGCTGGTATAAGCGCACCACAGTCACTTCCGCCCTCCCGTATGCCAATGGGCCGCTCCATATCGGTCACCTGGCCGGTGTATACATTCCCGCCGATATTTATGTCCGGTATCTCCGGAGCAAAGGGGAGGAGGTGCTTTTCATCGGGGGTTCAGACGAGCACGGTGTCCCGATCACCATCAAGGCAAGGCAGGAGGGCGTCACCCCGCAGCAGATCGTCGACAGGTACCATAAGATCATTAAGGATTCTTTTGAGGAATTCGGGATATCCTTCGATATTTACAGCCGCACGTCGAATCCCATTCATCACGAGACCGCTGCGGCCATTTTCAGGACCCTTTACGAAAAAGGTGAATTCGTCGAAAAGACTTCCCTGCAGTACTTTGATGAAGACAACCAGGTCTTCCTTGCCGACCGTTACATTACGGGCACCTGTCCCCGTTGTGACTTCCCGAATGCTTACGGTGATCAGTGCGAAAGCTGTGGTACATCACTCAGTCCCGATGACCTGATCCAACCTCGTTCGGCCATCAGCGGCAAGCCTCCCGTGAAAAAAGAGACCAAACACTGGTACCTGCCGCTGGATAAGTACGAAGCCTGGCTGAAACGCTGGATACTGGAAGAACACAAAGATGACTGGAAGCCCAATGTCTACGGGCAGTGTAAATCCTGGCTCGATCACGGATTGCAGCCCCGGGCGGTGACCCGTGACCTGGACTGGGGCGTCGACGTACCCCTCCCGGAAACGGAAGGTAAGGTGCTTTATGTCTGGTTCGATGCCCCCATCGGTTATATCTCTGCCACGCGTGAATGGGCACAGCAGCATAACGCGGATTGGGAAATATGGTGGAAGGCAATGGATACGCGCCTCATCCATTTCATAGGCAAGGACAACATTGTGTTCCACTGCATCATCTTTCCTTCCATGCTGCATCACGAGGGAACATTCATCATTCCGGACAATGTACCCGCCTTTGAGTTCATGAACCTGGAAGGGGACAAGATCTCAACATCCCGTAACTGGGCCGTCTGGTTGCACGAATATTTGAAAGAATTCCCCGGAAAGCAGGATGTGTTGCGGTATGCCCTTACCACCAACGCTCCGGAAACCAAGGATAACGATTTCACCTGGAAGGATTTCCAGGCACGCAACAACAGCGAGCTGCTGGCGATCTTCGGTAATTTCATCAACCGCACGCTGGTGCTGACCGATAAGTTCTTTGGCAACCGGGTTCCTGAGGCAGGAGAAATGAGCGTGGTAGATCAACGGGTAGCGGCAGAGGTAAGCAAGTTTCCGGAACGGATCGGCCGCTTTTTGGAGAACTTCCGTTTCAGGGACTCCCTCAGCGAACTGATGAACCTGGCGCGCCTCGGCAATAAGTACCTGACGGATTCAGAGCCCTGGAAGCTGATAAAGACCGACGAAGCCCGCGTTGGGACCATCCTTAATGTTTCGCTGCAGCTGTGTGCCAACCTGACTGTTTTGTGTGAACCTTTTCTTCCCTTTACTGCTGTGAGGATCAGGCAGATGATGAACCTTCCGGCCATGCGTTGGAACGATGCCGGCAGGATGGATATTCTGAAACCGGGTCATCAGCTGAACCGCTCATTCTATCTGTTTGAGAAAATTGAGGACAATGTCGTCGAAGCACAGGTGAAGAAGCTTCAGGAAACCAAGGTGAGCAATGAAGCTAAAAAACCGGATGCAAAGCCTCAAAAGCCGCAGATCACCTATGATGATTTCGCCAAAATCGACATCCGGCTGGGCACCATCCTGGAGGCCAAAAAAGTGCCGCAGGCCGATAAGCTGCTAGAGCTCAGGATTGATACCGGAATTGACCAGCGTACGGTGGTGGCAGGCATTGCCACGCATTTCAGCCCGGAAGCGATCATCGGAAAGCAGGTGTGTTTCCTGGTCAACCTGGAGCCGCGCAAGCTGAGGGGGCTTACCTCTGAGGGTATGATCCTCATGGCGGAAGGCCCCGACGGCAAGCTGGCGTTTCTGATCCCTTCTCCCTCTTTGCCTGATGGAAGCGATATAAAATAA